In Micropterus dolomieu isolate WLL.071019.BEF.003 ecotype Adirondacks linkage group LG01, ASM2129224v1, whole genome shotgun sequence, the sequence ATATTTTGACACAGTCATTGCAGGAAAAGCACACttgtaaataatacaataaatggTTACTGCTGCTTATGATACTTTGCATACAGGGAAACAAGCATGTTCTCTTACGTCTGGAGAATATCATTAGTAGGCCGGGCATCTCCGTATAGCACCACAACGCTATATCTATAAATGGGAAGTTGTGACACGTTTCACCTTTTATCAAAAAAATCTGCAATTCCTGCAATTTGATATTGCACTTTCCTATATTGCAATTTCActaatatttcaattaattaGTCAGCCCTCATCTacagcattttaaatatatttcttgtATTGTGCACTTCTTTTCTTTGAGTGAATACATTCAATATTTGTTGGTGTAATACTATTAATTACATCTGTGACTTTCCTGCATATAGTTTTGACTTTCTACAATTTTGCCTTTaattaaaacagagaaacacaatcACCTGATTTTTAATTTGGGCTGCAGTTTGTAATTTGCCATTAATATTACACATATTAAATCAGTGAGCCTCCATGAATGCTGGGACAgatttttacagttttgatgACAGATTAAACTAACAGTGAAAGAGCCACAAAAACCCTGGACAGTCCCAACAAGCCACCCATAGTCATTTCATAATGCATCGTTTCAGTCCAGTCCAACGATGCCAAGGCACAAGGATCCAGGAGGTTTACAGTCCTCAGTGCTTCCCAGGTTtgcctctcctcttccctcctccagctttccctcctcctccagcctttcctccttttcctcccttaCCTTTTCCACCTTTTCCTTTGCCTTTTCCTGACATGTTGCCTTTGCGTCCTTTCTTCCCTGCGCCCTTCTTGTATTTAGCCGCGGCCTCCTCTCGGTCCTCCTCTCTCATCTGTTTATTCACAGCCTTGGTGATGTCCAGCTTGGGCTTCTTGCTGTCCATCATTTTCAGGAGCTCCAGCTGCTTCTGCTTCTCGTTGGAAAAGTCACCGATGAGGGGATCAAACTTCCTCCTCTTGCCTGTGTTCTTTGGGGGCTTCTCTTTGGGCAGGCGGTCCTGGAACCTCCCCGCGGACGCGGTGGAGGTTTTGGCCACGCTCGCGGCTCTGGTCAACTCGTCTTTGGACTGCTGGGCAGTGGGGGTGAGTCCCACCCCTGGCACTTTGATCTTCTGCGCCCTGGCAATGTTCTTCAGCCGGTTGAACTCATTTTTGGCCACTCTCTCCTTCTTGGCTTTGGCGCGTTTGGCGAACTGGTCCTCATTCGGGTCTGCGGTCTCCGGGACCTCAATCAGCCACTCCTTGGTGTCGTCTTTGGCCCTCTTGTAGCCCCAGCGCCTCTTCCACTCCTTCGCAGTTTCATCCCAAACCAAGttggtcttcttcttcttctgtatgCCCTTCAGCTTGGCAAACTCTTCCCATTTTGTAGGAGGTTTCGGCCTCGGAGGTGGTTTCTCTCTGGGCAGCGGGGTCGCCGGGTCGCCTAATTTGACCACTATCGCCTCCTCGACCCTCTCCGTGGGCTGTTTCCAGATCTCGTTGATGAGCAGCTGCGTGTTGTCACGAGCTAACGACCGCAGGAAGTCctctttcttctgcttcttGAACTCCCGGGACTCGATGCGGTTTTTGTCACACGCCAGCAGGTTGCCGATGTCAAACTCCAGGTCCAGCTCTTTCTGGACAGAGATACTTTTCAGTTTCTCTGCCTCTTCTTGCGCTGCTTTAGCCAACAGCTCTTCCACACTGCACGCCGCCATGTTGGTCAGTGCTGTTAAATGCTCCACACGTgtggaggagaaaaacacatttaataacttCCGGGTCACATGTAGCGTGGGGGAAGTTCCGCCTGTGGCCACTAGAGGGCGACATTGTTCCACTTCATTTTATTCTGTTCCCGTCtttctgaatttattttttaattcatcattttaacAGTAACACACTGACATGTAACTATTATGCAGGAGATAATCAATGAAGCAGTGAGCtataaaatga encodes:
- the rrs1 gene encoding ribosome biogenesis regulatory protein homolog; translated protein: MAACSVEELLAKAAQEEAEKLKSISVQKELDLEFDIGNLLACDKNRIESREFKKQKKEDFLRSLARDNTQLLINEIWKQPTERVEEAIVVKLGDPATPLPREKPPPRPKPPTKWEEFAKLKGIQKKKKTNLVWDETAKEWKRRWGYKRAKDDTKEWLIEVPETADPNEDQFAKRAKAKKERVAKNEFNRLKNIARAQKIKVPGVGLTPTAQQSKDELTRAASVAKTSTASAGRFQDRLPKEKPPKNTGKRRKFDPLIGDFSNEKQKQLELLKMMDSKKPKLDITKAVNKQMREEDREEAAAKYKKGAGKKGRKGNMSGKGKGKGGKGKGGKGGKAGGGGKAGGGKRRGKPGKH